Proteins encoded within one genomic window of Phototrophicus methaneseepsis:
- a CDS encoding MGDG synthase family glycosyltransferase: protein MSDTGGGHRAAAEAIRDALYERYGTEQVQTTLVDVFKESRFPYNYMPDFYPWIVNHGKTTYAISYRLSDTKQRTAVLARWMYMINGPRYRKMARENPADVVVSTHSILTRPMMHTYARLPERPPFLTVITDLVTTHHFWYEDRSEFTFAPTQFAYDRGVEIGMPADKMSVVGLPVHPHFIESLVTRDEARQQLGWDPEKPTILMVAGGDGMGSLYETACAINQRQLDCQLAIVAGRNESLRSDLKEVQWNQATHIYGFVTNMPVLMAGADIMVTKAGPATITEASIAGLPMILNDRIPGQEDGNIIYVAEHNAGVYAPEPEIVASTVVGWLSEGREGLQRRSKSARKLSNPQAVWEIADAVWEWAQHPLIVNERRRWKRRT, encoded by the coding sequence ATGTCTGATACAGGTGGCGGGCATCGTGCTGCCGCGGAAGCGATCCGCGATGCGCTGTACGAACGGTATGGTACCGAGCAAGTACAGACCACACTGGTCGATGTCTTTAAAGAAAGTCGCTTTCCATATAACTATATGCCAGATTTTTACCCCTGGATTGTCAATCACGGCAAGACGACCTATGCGATAAGCTATCGTTTATCCGATACAAAACAACGAACAGCGGTCCTTGCCCGTTGGATGTATATGATCAACGGGCCGCGCTATCGTAAAATGGCGCGCGAAAATCCCGCGGATGTGGTCGTTTCGACGCATAGCATCCTCACACGCCCGATGATGCATACTTATGCGCGCCTGCCAGAGCGCCCACCGTTTCTAACGGTCATCACAGACCTGGTGACGACGCATCACTTCTGGTACGAGGACCGCAGCGAATTTACCTTCGCACCCACGCAGTTTGCTTATGATCGCGGTGTCGAAATCGGTATGCCTGCCGATAAGATGAGCGTTGTCGGCCTGCCCGTACATCCTCACTTTATCGAATCCCTTGTGACGCGCGATGAAGCTCGTCAGCAGCTTGGCTGGGACCCGGAAAAGCCAACCATCCTGATGGTGGCCGGGGGTGATGGTATGGGTAGCCTCTACGAAACAGCCTGTGCCATCAATCAACGCCAGCTTGATTGCCAGTTGGCGATTGTCGCTGGCCGTAACGAGTCGTTGCGCAGTGACCTCAAAGAAGTGCAGTGGAACCAGGCAACGCATATCTATGGCTTTGTGACCAATATGCCTGTGTTGATGGCTGGTGCCGATATCATGGTGACGAAGGCAGGTCCTGCGACGATCACAGAGGCTTCTATCGCCGGGTTGCCGATGATCCTCAATGACCGCATTCCCGGCCAGGAAGATGGCAACATCATCTATGTGGCGGAACATAATGCCGGTGTTTATGCCCCAGAGCCTGAAATCGTCGCTAGTACGGTTGTTGGCTGGCTGAGCGAAGGGCGAGAGGGGCTTCAGCGCCGCTCTAAATCTGCACGTAAGCTGAGTAACCCGCAAGCTGTATGGGAGATTGCCGATGCCGTTTGGGAATGGGCGCAGCACCCGCTCATTGTCAACGAACGTCGGCGTTGGAAAAGGCGCACTTAA
- a CDS encoding nucleotide sugar dehydrogenase translates to MSLKQELLNKINDKSAVVGVVGAGYVGLPLAVEMAEAGLTTIALDLNAEKIAMLNRGESYIEDIPQSRIAPLIQSGKLCGTTSYDDLRQADAISICVPTPLSKNRDPDMSFINQATTSIQQIAKAGMLVTLESTTYPGTTLEVMLPRLTEGGLKVGEEIFIAFSPERIDPGNKTYSVRNTPKVVGGVTPDCTEVACAFYKHAVNNLVPVSSPTTAEMSKLLENTFRAVNIGLANEVALMCDKLGIDVWEVINAASTKPFGFMPFYPGPGLGGHCIPIDPHYLSWKLKTVNYTARFIELASEINTSMPLYVVNKVTDALNEDGKAVRGSRIVVLGVAYKPDVNDVRESPAIDIIEILRQKGANVVYNDPHVPTLRFDGEAPMSHTDYSTQLLADADCVVILTNHSHYDWAEIFAHSKVVVDTRHVMQTYPADARVVTL, encoded by the coding sequence ATGAGCTTGAAGCAAGAATTACTCAATAAGATCAACGACAAATCAGCCGTCGTTGGCGTCGTCGGGGCAGGATATGTGGGCCTGCCACTCGCTGTCGAAATGGCTGAAGCGGGTTTAACGACCATCGCACTCGACCTGAACGCCGAGAAAATCGCTATGCTCAACCGGGGTGAGAGCTATATTGAAGATATTCCCCAGTCACGTATTGCCCCTCTCATACAATCCGGCAAATTGTGTGGTACGACAAGCTACGATGATTTGCGTCAGGCAGACGCTATCAGCATCTGTGTACCCACACCGCTCAGCAAAAACCGCGACCCGGATATGTCGTTCATCAATCAGGCGACGACGAGCATTCAGCAGATTGCAAAAGCGGGCATGCTCGTCACATTAGAGAGCACGACTTACCCTGGCACCACGTTGGAAGTCATGCTGCCCCGCCTGACAGAAGGTGGCCTGAAAGTTGGCGAAGAAATCTTCATCGCCTTCTCGCCGGAGCGCATCGACCCTGGCAATAAGACCTACAGCGTCCGTAACACGCCCAAGGTCGTCGGCGGTGTCACGCCGGATTGTACAGAAGTCGCCTGTGCCTTTTACAAACATGCCGTGAATAACCTGGTGCCTGTTTCTTCCCCCACAACGGCGGAAATGTCTAAACTGTTGGAAAACACTTTCCGCGCGGTGAACATCGGCCTTGCCAATGAAGTAGCGCTGATGTGCGATAAGCTGGGTATTGATGTGTGGGAAGTCATCAATGCGGCATCGACCAAGCCCTTCGGCTTCATGCCATTCTATCCTGGGCCGGGCCTGGGCGGTCACTGCATCCCGATTGACCCGCACTACCTGAGCTGGAAGCTCAAGACAGTGAACTATACGGCCCGCTTCATTGAGCTTGCAAGCGAGATCAACACCTCCATGCCGCTGTATGTGGTCAATAAAGTGACCGATGCGCTCAACGAAGATGGTAAAGCTGTGCGCGGCTCCCGTATTGTGGTGCTGGGCGTGGCTTACAAACCGGACGTCAATGACGTGCGAGAAAGCCCCGCTATCGACATCATCGAAATTTTGCGGCAGAAAGGCGCGAACGTGGTTTACAACGACCCCCATGTGCCAACACTGCGTTTCGATGGCGAAGCACCTATGAGCCATACGGATTACAGCACGCAGCTTTTAGCAGATGCGGATTGCGTCGTCATCCTGACGAACCATAGCCACTACGATTGGGCGGAGATATTCGCCCATAGCAAGGTCGTGGTCGATACGCGCCACGTCATGCAAACATACCCCGCAGATGCGCGAGTTGTGACGTTGTAG
- a CDS encoding SIR2 family NAD-dependent protein deacylase codes for MSQEALHRVANLIQSAKHLVILTGAGVSKESGVPTFRDAMDGLWSQYDPQQLATPQAFEHDPRLVWEWYQWRRDLVHQAKPNAGHYALAQLEAQHTGEVLTVTQNVDDLHEQAGTRRIVHLHGNIARSKCASSCQGEPTIIDLNTLQTEDVPPRCPHCGAYLRPDVVWFGESLPPYAIARAIEASQNCDVMLVVGTSGLVSPAAQLPSMAAQRGAAIIEVNPESTPITPIAVAKLNDYSGVVLPQLLDAIGA; via the coding sequence ATGTCCCAGGAAGCACTGCATCGGGTAGCCAATCTCATTCAATCAGCGAAGCATCTGGTCATCCTCACGGGGGCGGGGGTGAGCAAAGAATCTGGCGTGCCAACTTTCCGCGATGCGATGGATGGCTTGTGGTCGCAATACGATCCGCAGCAGCTTGCCACGCCGCAAGCCTTTGAGCACGATCCCCGGCTGGTATGGGAGTGGTACCAATGGCGGCGCGATCTCGTTCATCAGGCGAAACCAAACGCGGGGCATTATGCCTTAGCCCAGCTAGAAGCCCAGCATACCGGCGAAGTCCTCACTGTGACGCAGAATGTTGATGATCTACATGAGCAGGCTGGCACGCGCCGGATTGTGCATCTGCATGGCAATATCGCCCGTAGCAAATGCGCTTCAAGCTGCCAGGGCGAGCCGACAATCATTGACCTAAATACGTTGCAAACGGAGGATGTCCCGCCGCGATGCCCACATTGTGGCGCTTATCTACGGCCTGATGTCGTTTGGTTTGGGGAGTCGTTACCGCCTTATGCCATCGCACGGGCGATAGAGGCATCCCAGAATTGTGATGTTATGCTCGTTGTAGGGACTTCCGGCTTAGTCAGCCCAGCGGCGCAACTGCCATCCATGGCGGCCCAACGCGGCGCAGCTATCATAGAAGTGAATCCAGAGAGTACGCCGATTACGCCAATTGCTGTGGCTAAACTGAATGATTATTCCGGCGTTGTGCTGCCACAACTCCTTGACGCGATAGGGGCATAA
- a CDS encoding site-2 protease family protein, which yields MEFILTLVLTLLILLISVTVHEFAHNLVAYWWGDPTPREMNKLTLNPMAHVSPQGWAVYLAIFILMGGLLGDIGVILVILLFIFMYTQGGRGMSFMALGQAYISPHRMRNPRWGSFWSTAAGPISNFLLAIAGALLLRLFFNPLSAFYLMADPSRLAAPIGIVAMFLMMLIYYNLLLGFFNLIPLFPLDGWRMMLSILPGQFLMRKQVPVWIQQNMAPLSRFLQEPAFQWQRWAQASQMVFLILILISFLPGIPSPLDFLISEPTIRALNLLLGF from the coding sequence TTGGAATTCATCCTCACACTCGTCCTCACCCTGCTGATTTTGCTCATCAGCGTGACTGTGCACGAATTTGCTCATAATCTTGTCGCTTATTGGTGGGGCGACCCGACACCCCGCGAAATGAACAAACTCACCCTAAACCCCATGGCCCATGTTTCGCCACAGGGTTGGGCGGTTTACCTGGCGATATTTATCCTGATGGGTGGCCTGCTCGGCGATATTGGCGTGATCCTGGTGATCTTGCTGTTTATCTTCATGTACACGCAAGGTGGCCGTGGCATGAGTTTTATGGCGCTTGGTCAGGCATACATCAGCCCGCATCGTATGCGCAACCCGCGTTGGGGGTCCTTCTGGTCAACGGCGGCAGGTCCTATTTCAAACTTCCTGCTGGCGATAGCCGGGGCGCTTTTACTGCGGCTTTTCTTCAATCCGCTCTCTGCCTTCTACCTGATGGCCGATCCTAGCCGCCTCGCTGCGCCCATTGGCATCGTCGCGATGTTTTTGATGATGCTGATCTACTACAACTTGCTGCTCGGCTTCTTCAACCTGATCCCGCTCTTCCCGTTAGATGGCTGGCGTATGATGCTCTCTATCTTGCCAGGGCAGTTCCTGATGCGGAAGCAAGTCCCGGTGTGGATTCAGCAGAATATGGCCCCCTTATCACGCTTCTTGCAAGAACCGGCCTTCCAATGGCAGCGATGGGCACAAGCCTCTCAGATGGTCTTCCTGATCTTAATCCTGATCAGCTTCCTACCGGGTATCCCAAGCCCGCTGGACTTCCTCATCTCAGAGCCGACGATCAGAGCGTTGAATCTGTTACTGGGCTTCTAG
- a CDS encoding prephenate dehydrogenase, whose amino-acid sequence MASLKVTFVGLNRVTGSMGLALKRYMKKGGKHAFQIIGHDYDTSKEKDAQKMGAIDHGEHDLARAVADADLIVLAVSYEDIEETLKLLSNILRDGAVILDTAPLKQPSLGLSQQHLGEEHHLVGITPIVNPRYIFEGSDSLDNATEDLFDDSAILLSPAANCIKAAVDLAFNFAGILGSKPRFLDPLEHDAILGLTEGLPRLLGMALFQTLLQHPSWVDMQWFTNPGFGVLTQPLFDTHPDALRDEFAQNADTLVRGIDQLITVLQAYRTLLAEGDTETLEGAVVSSSEQYEKWINQRYKANWDEAAKIPDVDRGQNIMSSLFGTAITKRFSGDKDDKNS is encoded by the coding sequence ATGGCAAGCTTAAAAGTTACGTTCGTTGGTCTGAACCGCGTCACAGGGTCGATGGGCCTGGCCCTCAAGCGATATATGAAGAAAGGTGGCAAACACGCCTTTCAAATCATCGGTCACGACTATGACACCTCGAAAGAAAAAGATGCTCAGAAAATGGGCGCTATCGATCATGGAGAACATGATCTCGCCCGTGCTGTCGCAGATGCTGACCTGATTGTATTGGCTGTCAGTTACGAAGACATCGAAGAGACACTGAAGCTCCTCAGCAATATTCTTCGTGATGGCGCTGTCATACTCGATACAGCACCACTCAAGCAACCGTCTCTGGGCTTGTCTCAGCAGCATCTCGGGGAAGAACATCACCTGGTAGGCATCACGCCGATTGTGAACCCGCGCTATATCTTCGAAGGCAGCGACAGCCTGGATAACGCCACAGAAGACCTGTTTGATGACAGCGCAATCTTGCTCAGCCCGGCAGCAAATTGTATTAAAGCGGCAGTCGACCTGGCCTTTAACTTCGCGGGCATCCTGGGTAGCAAACCTCGATTCCTGGACCCATTAGAACATGACGCAATCCTGGGCCTGACGGAAGGTCTGCCGCGCCTGCTGGGTATGGCCCTCTTCCAGACATTACTGCAACATCCAAGCTGGGTTGATATGCAGTGGTTCACAAATCCGGGCTTCGGCGTGCTGACGCAACCCCTCTTCGATACCCACCCGGACGCACTGCGGGATGAATTCGCACAAAATGCAGATACCCTCGTGCGCGGCATTGACCAGTTGATCACCGTCTTACAAGCGTATCGCACGTTGTTGGCAGAAGGCGACACAGAGACATTAGAAGGTGCTGTCGTTTCATCGTCGGAGCAATACGAGAAGTGGATCAACCAGCGCTATAAAGCCAATTGGGACGAAGCAGCCAAAATCCCGGATGTTGACCGTGGGCAAAACATCATGAGTTCGCTGTTCGGCACAGCCATCACAAAGCGCTTCTCTGGCGATAAGGATGACAAGAATTCGTAA
- a CDS encoding antibiotic biosynthesis monooxygenase family protein has protein sequence MILEAAMLPTKPGTQEAFEAAFRQASTIIAAMPGYIRHELHRCHEDSNKYLLLVWWQTLEDHTVGFRQSEEYQQWKALLHHFYEPFPVAEHFSQVNLETETPGL, from the coding sequence ATGATCCTGGAAGCTGCGATGCTACCGACCAAACCAGGCACCCAAGAAGCATTTGAAGCCGCCTTTCGTCAGGCCAGTACCATTATCGCCGCAATGCCCGGTTATATTCGGCATGAACTGCATCGCTGCCATGAAGATAGCAACAAGTATTTACTGCTCGTCTGGTGGCAAACGCTAGAGGATCATACGGTTGGGTTTCGCCAATCCGAAGAATATCAACAGTGGAAGGCACTCCTACATCATTTTTATGAGCCCTTCCCTGTTGCCGAGCACTTTAGCCAGGTGAATCTAGAAACAGAGACCCCAGGGCTTTAA
- a CDS encoding HD domain-containing protein produces the protein MAITTRLKQGLRALFAFSTPIDIELAQHYLSRSQLALFQQMARPEQLHSLNVLRTLLAQETHTSPELAAAALLHDVGKARYHMAVWQKTASVLTEKLAPSLFDQLSQEEGHLRWWRAPFVVREQHPAWGAQMLREIDAAPGLIWLVEHHADPFSQWKDHPQAPLLARLKAADDAN, from the coding sequence ATGGCGATCACAACACGTCTCAAACAGGGCCTTCGTGCCCTGTTCGCGTTTAGCACACCGATCGATATCGAATTGGCTCAGCATTATCTCAGCCGCAGCCAGCTCGCTCTGTTCCAACAGATGGCCCGCCCGGAGCAGCTACACAGCCTCAATGTGCTGCGAACGCTGCTTGCCCAAGAAACACACACATCCCCGGAATTAGCCGCGGCGGCGCTACTCCACGATGTGGGTAAGGCACGTTATCATATGGCCGTCTGGCAGAAGACAGCTTCTGTGCTGACGGAAAAACTCGCACCCTCGCTGTTTGACCAACTGAGCCAGGAAGAAGGCCACCTCCGTTGGTGGCGCGCGCCATTCGTCGTACGAGAGCAACACCCAGCCTGGGGCGCGCAGATGCTGCGAGAAATCGACGCTGCGCCGGGACTGATCTGGCTGGTAGAACATCATGCCGACCCATTCAGCCAGTGGAAAGACCATCCACAGGCCCCCTTATTGGCCCGCCTCAAAGCCGCTGACGATGCTAATTAA
- a CDS encoding MFS transporter, which translates to MRLSWLWTRPRWQYLLAVIFLAQLLTAIGFSTVFPFLPLYIEELGSTTGMSVEVGAGLVISLQALTMAIAAPIWGAIADRYGRKLMSMRAQFGGAILLVLMGLVTSTEQLILLRAIQGLVTGTVAANNALVASAVPRNRVGLAMGTLQVGLWAGIAIGPLMGGALADSFGFSVPFMITAVMLFVGGLLIYFGVQEDFEPEKAKHDKESTGIVSMFVSQWRHVLAAEGVVFVLMLRFLVGVARNMILPIAPLFVVALLPPDASGENSAAGLVIAASSATATFSGVYLGRLGDRVGHRLILIACSAASVLFYIPQVFVSDVTQLLLLQGLSGFAAGGLIAAPAALLANYTDQGEEGAVFGIDNAIVAGARSVAPLVGSAIALGFGLRGTFGATAFVFVLVMAAAMLLLPDDAKQKRNVPV; encoded by the coding sequence ATGCGCCTATCTTGGTTATGGACGCGCCCACGCTGGCAGTATTTGCTGGCTGTTATTTTTCTCGCACAATTATTAACCGCAATCGGTTTCTCCACAGTTTTTCCCTTTTTGCCGCTCTACATAGAAGAATTAGGCAGCACGACAGGCATGAGTGTCGAAGTCGGTGCGGGCCTTGTGATTTCTTTACAGGCTCTGACGATGGCGATTGCAGCACCGATCTGGGGTGCGATTGCGGATCGGTATGGTCGCAAGCTGATGTCGATGCGCGCCCAATTTGGCGGGGCTATTCTATTGGTATTGATGGGGCTGGTGACATCGACTGAGCAGTTGATTTTGCTGAGGGCTATTCAAGGGCTGGTGACGGGCACAGTTGCCGCCAATAATGCGCTTGTCGCCAGCGCTGTGCCTCGTAACCGCGTTGGTTTGGCGATGGGCACATTGCAAGTTGGTTTATGGGCGGGTATCGCCATTGGCCCCTTGATGGGTGGTGCCCTGGCGGATTCATTTGGTTTCTCTGTGCCATTTATGATTACAGCCGTCATGCTCTTTGTTGGTGGTTTGCTGATCTACTTTGGCGTGCAAGAGGACTTCGAACCGGAAAAGGCCAAACACGATAAGGAAAGCACAGGGATCGTTAGCATGTTTGTATCGCAATGGCGACATGTGCTTGCGGCTGAGGGCGTCGTTTTTGTGTTGATGCTTCGATTTTTAGTGGGCGTTGCCCGCAATATGATCTTGCCAATCGCACCTTTATTTGTGGTGGCTCTGCTGCCACCAGATGCTTCTGGCGAAAATAGTGCTGCGGGTCTCGTGATTGCAGCGTCTTCTGCCACAGCGACATTCAGCGGCGTCTATTTAGGTCGGCTTGGCGACCGGGTTGGTCATCGCCTGATTTTGATTGCTTGTTCAGCGGCATCCGTCCTGTTTTATATTCCACAGGTATTTGTCAGCGATGTCACACAGCTCTTGTTGCTACAAGGACTTTCTGGCTTTGCTGCTGGTGGCCTGATCGCCGCACCGGCTGCATTGCTGGCGAATTACACTGATCAGGGCGAAGAAGGTGCCGTCTTCGGCATCGACAATGCTATTGTCGCCGGGGCACGTTCTGTGGCACCGCTTGTCGGGTCTGCAATTGCCTTGGGGTTCGGCCTGCGGGGTACTTTTGGTGCGACGGCATTTGTCTTCGTGCTGGTGATGGCTGCCGCGATGCTTTTGCTGCCAGACGATGCTAAACAGAAGCGTAATGTGCCAGTATAA